A single Ketogulonicigenium vulgare WSH-001 DNA region contains:
- the hpxO gene encoding FAD-dependent urate hydroxylase HpxO — MKAIIIGAGMGGLCAGIALQRIGHEVAVYERVREIRPVGAALSLWSNGVKCLNFLGLEAQVRALGGQMDSMAYVEGHSGRTMTAFDLAPVYETAGQRAYPVARAELQNMLMDACGRENITLGAELVEVWEDESQVHARFADGSVASGDYLIGADGAHSLVRSYVLGEKLPRDYSGYVNFNGLVAIDPAIAPADRWTTFVADGKRASVMPVADGRFYFFFDVPGPAGQTVERADFKDTLRQHFADFAAPVQRLIDAIEPERTNRVEIFDITPFHTWTRGRVALLGDAAHNTSPDIGQGGCMAMEDAVVLGIALQVNTLGVQDALIRYQNRRAPRAGELVLRARRRAAETHGFDMAETQAWYDGLWTEDGSRIMRGLLSNIEGNPLD; from the coding sequence ATGAAGGCGATCATCATTGGCGCGGGTATGGGCGGCCTATGCGCGGGCATCGCGCTGCAACGCATCGGGCATGAGGTCGCGGTTTATGAACGCGTGCGCGAAATCCGCCCCGTCGGTGCCGCGCTGTCTTTGTGGTCGAACGGCGTGAAATGCCTGAACTTTCTGGGGCTTGAGGCACAGGTGCGCGCCCTTGGCGGCCAGATGGACAGCATGGCCTATGTCGAGGGGCATTCAGGCCGCACCATGACCGCTTTTGACCTTGCGCCCGTCTATGAAACCGCCGGTCAGCGCGCCTATCCCGTCGCGCGGGCGGAACTGCAGAATATGCTGATGGACGCCTGCGGACGCGAAAACATTACCCTTGGCGCCGAACTGGTCGAGGTCTGGGAGGATGAGAGCCAGGTTCACGCCCGCTTTGCCGATGGCAGCGTGGCCAGCGGCGATTATCTGATCGGTGCAGATGGGGCGCATTCACTGGTGCGCAGCTATGTGCTGGGCGAGAAACTGCCCCGCGACTATTCCGGCTATGTGAATTTCAACGGTCTTGTCGCCATTGATCCCGCCATCGCCCCCGCAGACCGTTGGACGACATTTGTCGCAGATGGCAAGCGCGCCTCGGTCATGCCGGTTGCAGATGGGCGGTTCTATTTCTTCTTTGATGTCCCCGGCCCCGCAGGCCAGACCGTCGAGCGCGCCGATTTCAAAGACACCCTGCGCCAGCATTTCGCGGATTTCGCCGCCCCCGTGCAGCGCCTGATCGACGCGATCGAACCCGAGCGCACCAACCGCGTCGAGATTTTCGACATCACGCCGTTCCACACCTGGACGCGTGGCCGCGTGGCGCTGCTGGGGGATGCCGCCCATAACACCAGCCCCGATATCGGTCAGGGCGGCTGTATGGCGATGGAGGATGCGGTCGTGCTGGGCATCGCGCTGCAGGTCAATACGCTGGGCGTGCAAGACGCGCTGATCCGCTATCAGAACCGCCGCGCGCCGCGCGCGGGCGAATTGGTGCTGCGCGCCCGCCGCCGCGCCGCCGAAACGCATGGCTTTGACATGGCCGAGACGCAGGCTTGGTATGACGGGCTATGGACCGAGGACGGCAGCCGCATCATGCGCGGCCTGTTGTCGAATATCGAAGGCAACCCGCTGGACTGA
- the nusB gene encoding transcription antitermination factor NusB, with protein MRSAARLYAVQALFQMEAAGVTVTRVTREFEDFRFGASIDGEELVEGDVTLFRTLMQDAVNNQAQIDQMTDRALVSKWPIARIDPTLRALFRAAGAEFMLKETPAKVVIVEFMDIASAFSADPKEPKFVNAVLDHMAREANPADFAE; from the coding sequence ATGCGTTCGGCTGCGCGTCTTTACGCGGTGCAGGCTTTGTTCCAAATGGAAGCGGCCGGAGTGACGGTGACGCGTGTAACGCGCGAATTCGAAGACTTCCGCTTTGGCGCCAGTATCGACGGCGAAGAGCTGGTCGAAGGCGATGTCACCCTGTTCCGCACCCTGATGCAGGATGCCGTGAACAATCAGGCGCAGATCGACCAGATGACCGACCGCGCTTTGGTCAGCAAATGGCCGATCGCCCGCATCGACCCGACCCTGCGCGCGCTGTTTCGCGCCGCCGGGGCCGAGTTCATGCTGAAAGAGACCCCAGCCAAGGTCGTGATCGTCGAATTTATGGACATTGCCTCGGCTTTTTCGGCCGATCCGAAAGAGCCGAAATTCGTCAACGCGGTGCTGGATCACATGGCGCGCGAGGCGAATCCCGCCGATTTCGCAGAATAA
- a CDS encoding DUF1523 family protein: MLKIVKWVFIVALALLVGGVLHYNLPRHDIVRIIGTENRRVTPGWNSMFYSNAEPGSAAGQVRDVFFINTALPNGRERVFRNEDTGWGWPPYFKFSAYDIQAQVANLASTAEAPRWVAVRHYGWRNQFLTIFPNAVKVWEVPGPDTRIIPWFNIIFLTVSVALVWAIAARVIRWRHRRLQPALDRLDQRIDARRAGISRWFKGK; this comes from the coding sequence ATGCTGAAGATCGTGAAATGGGTGTTCATCGTCGCGCTGGCGCTGCTGGTGGGTGGGGTGTTGCATTACAACCTTCCGCGCCATGATATCGTGCGCATCATCGGCACGGAAAACCGCCGTGTCACGCCCGGCTGGAACAGCATGTTCTATAGCAACGCAGAACCCGGCAGCGCCGCGGGCCAAGTGCGCGATGTGTTCTTTATCAACACTGCCTTGCCAAATGGACGCGAGCGGGTGTTTCGCAACGAGGATACCGGCTGGGGCTGGCCGCCCTATTTCAAATTCAGCGCCTATGACATTCAGGCGCAGGTGGCGAATCTGGCCTCGACCGCCGAGGCGCCGCGCTGGGTCGCGGTGCGCCATTACGGCTGGCGTAACCAGTTCCTGACGATTTTCCCCAATGCGGTGAAGGTTTGGGAAGTGCCGGGGCCTGACACGCGGATTATTCCGTGGTTCAATATTATTTTCCTGACGGTGTCAGTGGCGCTGGTCTGGGCGATTGCCGCGCGGGTGATCCGCTGGCGCCATCGCCGCCTGCAACCGGCGCTCGACCGGCTGGATCAACGCATTGACGCACGCCGCGCGGGGATCTCGCGCTGGTTCAAGGGGAAGTAA
- a CDS encoding L,D-transpeptidase, whose protein sequence is MSFAQPAVSRRFALAALGGFSLMAACAPVPEVAAPEPVVGGVPLSQIVEGYGLIEDEGYRLPPVSPQYLQGVNRRVLMRYPGELRPGTIEIDPNAKFLYWIMPDGMAWRYSIGVGIEGVGLRGTTIIQRKAKWPGWTPTANMLRRDPALYGPFRGGVPGGLASPLGARALYLYRNGSDTYYRIHGTNDLESIGNSGSAGCIRLFNHDMIHLYDLVPNSTRVVIRTYADSVRIEGSAMANRGIELAPYLITPEQLFNGEEGGRADELASVSGRG, encoded by the coding sequence ATGTCATTCGCACAGCCCGCTGTCTCTCGTCGCTTTGCCTTGGCCGCCTTGGGCGGTTTTTCTTTGATGGCCGCCTGCGCGCCCGTGCCCGAGGTCGCCGCGCCCGAGCCGGTGGTCGGCGGGGTGCCGCTGTCGCAAATCGTCGAGGGTTACGGTCTGATCGAGGATGAGGGCTATCGCCTGCCGCCGGTCTCGCCGCAATATCTGCAAGGCGTGAACCGCCGCGTGCTGATGCGCTATCCCGGCGAGCTGCGCCCGGGCACGATTGAAATCGATCCCAACGCAAAATTCCTCTATTGGATCATGCCCGACGGCATGGCGTGGCGCTATTCGATCGGCGTCGGAATCGAAGGTGTGGGCCTGCGCGGCACCACGATCATCCAGCGCAAGGCGAAGTGGCCGGGCTGGACGCCGACCGCAAACATGCTGCGCCGCGATCCGGCCCTGTATGGCCCGTTCCGTGGCGGTGTGCCAGGCGGCCTTGCCAGCCCCTTGGGCGCACGCGCGCTTTATCTGTACCGCAATGGCAGCGACACCTATTACCGCATTCACGGCACCAACGATCTGGAATCCATCGGGAACTCTGGCTCGGCGGGCTGCATCCGCCTGTTCAACCACGATATGATCCATCTGTATGATCTGGTGCCGAACAGCACCCGCGTCGTCATCCGCACCTATGCTGATTCGGTGCGCATCGAAGGGTCGGCGATGGCCAATCGCGGCATCGAACTTGCCCCCTATCTGATCACGCCCGAGCAGCTGTTCAACGGCGAAGAGGGTGGGCGCGCGGATGAGCTGGCCTCGGTCTCTGGTCGCGGCTAA
- a CDS encoding nucleoside deaminase — protein sequence MQFRSYMIHALEEAKLAAMRGEVPVGAVVIGPSGQIIARAGNRTRELHDPTAHAEVLAIRAACAVIGSERLIDHDLYVTLEPCPICAGTIAAARIRRLYFGAEDPKSGGVLHGARVFNHPQCHHRPEVYGDLGAPEAETLLRDFFAAKRL from the coding sequence ATGCAATTCCGATCCTATATGATCCACGCGCTAGAGGAAGCCAAACTTGCCGCCATGCGCGGCGAGGTGCCGGTGGGCGCGGTTGTCATTGGGCCGAGTGGCCAGATTATCGCCCGTGCCGGCAACCGCACGCGCGAGTTGCATGACCCGACCGCCCATGCCGAAGTGCTGGCGATCCGCGCCGCTTGCGCCGTGATCGGGTCTGAACGGCTGATCGACCACGATCTTTATGTGACGCTGGAACCTTGCCCGATCTGCGCTGGCACGATTGCCGCTGCGCGCATCCGGCGGCTTTACTTTGGCGCCGAAGATCCAAAATCGGGCGGCGTGCTGCATGGGGCGCGCGTGTTCAACCACCCGCAATGTCATCACCGCCCCGAGGTTTACGGTGATCTGGGCGCCCCCGAGGCCGAGACTTTGCTGCGCGATTTCTTTGCCGCAAAGCGGTTATAG
- a CDS encoding pseudouridine synthase, whose amino-acid sequence MNQDPTTPPHEDAAPAATGERIAKVLARAGIASRRDVERMILDGRVSVNGKVINSPAVNVADRDRVSVDGQPVAAAEPPRLWLYHKPSGLVTTNKDELGRETVFDALPEDLPRVMTVGRLDLTSEGLLLLTNDGEVKRKLELPATGWLRRYRVRVNGEVTEPELDKLRAGITVDDIEYQPMDVELDRQQGANAWLTIGLREGKNREIRRVMEALGFVVNRLIRISYGPFQLGALEAGEVQEVRRKVLRDQLGLDQDAPDLQRSRRIIRNEKIVDETPKRGRPAKPGFKPGAKPSGDRPSYGDRPSFGDKPRFGDKPRGDRPSFGDKPRFGDKPRGDRPSFGDKPRGDRPYGDKPRGDRPYGDRPSGDRPSFGDKPRSFKPRTEGDAPRGDRPSFGDKPRFGDKPRGDRPSFGDKPRGDRPYGDKPRGDRPYGDKPRGDRPYGDRPSGDRPSFGDKPRSFKPRTEGDAPRGERKSFGDKPRFGDKPRGDRPSFGDKPRGDRPYGDKPRGDRPYGDKPRGDRPYGDRPSGDRPSFGDKPRSFKPRTEGDAPRGERKSFGDKPRFGDKPRGDRPSFGDKPRGDRPYGDKPRGDRPYGDKPRGDRPSFGDKPRSFGDKPRFGDKPRGDRPSGDRRPSGAPQGGNRRPPRRDDK is encoded by the coding sequence ATGAACCAGGACCCCACCACTCCCCCGCATGAAGATGCAGCGCCCGCCGCGACTGGCGAACGCATTGCCAAAGTATTGGCCCGCGCAGGCATAGCCTCGCGCCGCGATGTTGAACGCATGATCCTTGACGGACGCGTCAGCGTCAATGGCAAGGTGATCAATTCACCCGCCGTCAACGTCGCAGATCGCGACCGTGTCAGCGTCGACGGCCAGCCCGTCGCCGCAGCCGAGCCGCCGCGCCTGTGGCTGTATCACAAGCCCTCGGGCCTTGTGACGACGAATAAAGATGAACTCGGCCGCGAGACCGTGTTCGACGCCCTGCCCGAGGACCTGCCCCGCGTGATGACGGTTGGCCGCCTCGACCTGACCTCGGAAGGGCTGCTGCTGCTGACCAATGACGGCGAGGTCAAGCGCAAGCTAGAGCTGCCCGCCACCGGTTGGCTGCGCCGCTACCGCGTGCGCGTGAACGGCGAAGTGACCGAGCCCGAGCTGGACAAGCTGCGCGCCGGCATCACCGTTGATGACATTGAATATCAGCCCATGGATGTCGAGCTGGACCGCCAGCAAGGCGCGAATGCCTGGCTGACGATCGGCCTGCGCGAAGGCAAGAACCGCGAGATCCGCCGCGTCATGGAAGCGCTGGGTTTTGTCGTGAACCGTCTGATCCGCATTTCCTATGGCCCATTCCAACTGGGCGCGCTGGAAGCGGGCGAAGTGCAGGAAGTGCGCCGCAAAGTGCTGCGCGATCAGCTGGGTCTGGACCAGGACGCCCCTGATCTGCAGCGCAGCCGCCGCATCATCCGCAACGAGAAGATCGTAGACGAGACGCCCAAGCGCGGCCGTCCGGCAAAGCCCGGCTTCAAACCCGGTGCCAAGCCCTCTGGCGACCGCCCGTCCTATGGTGATCGTCCCTCTTTTGGCGACAAGCCGCGTTTTGGCGACAAGCCGCGCGGTGATCGTCCGAGCTTTGGCGACAAACCGCGCTTCGGCGATAAACCCCGTGGTGATCGCCCAAGTTTCGGCGACAAGCCCCGTGGCGACCGCCCTTACGGCGATAAACCACGCGGTGACCGCCCTTATGGCGACCGCCCGTCGGGCGATCGTCCCAGCTTCGGCGACAAGCCTCGCAGCTTCAAACCGCGCACCGAGGGCGACGCCCCACGCGGTGATCGTCCCAGCTTTGGTGACAAGCCGCGCTTCGGCGATAAACCCCGTGGTGATCGCCCAAGTTTCGGCGACAAGCCTCGTGGTGATCGTCCCTACGGCGACAAACCCCGTGGCGACCGGCCGTATGGCGACAAACCACGCGGCGACCGCCCTTATGGCGACCGTCCCTCGGGGGACCGTCCCAGCTTCGGCGACAAACCTCGCAGCTTCAAACCGCGCACCGAGGGCGACGCCCCGCGCGGCGAGCGTAAGAGCTTTGGGGATAAGCCTCGTTTCGGCGATAAACCCCGCGGCGACCGCCCAAGCTTTGGCGACAAGCCTCGCGGTGACCGTCCCTATGGTGACAAGCCGCGCGGTGACCGGCCTTATGGCGACAAACCACGCGGCGACCGCCCTTATGGCGACCGTCCCTCGGGGGATCGTCCCAGCTTTGGTGACAAGCCCCGCAGCTTCAAACCGCGCACCGAGGGCGACGCCCCGCGCGGCGAGCGTAAGAGCTTTGGCGATAAGCCTCGTTTCGGCGACAAGCCCCGTGGCGACCGCCCAAGCTTCGGCGACAAACCCCGTGGTGATCGTCCCTATGGCGACAAGCCGCGCGGTGACCGGCCTTATGGTGACAAACCACGCGGCGACCGCCCGAGCTTTGGCGATAAGCCGCGCAGCTTTGGTGACAAGCCCCGTTTCGGGGACAAACCTCGCGGCGACCGGCCGTCCGGTGATCGCCGTCCCTCGGGTGCGCCCCAAGGCGGCAATCGCCGCCCGCCGCGCCGCGATGACAAGTAA
- a CDS encoding 5-bromo-4-chloroindolyl phosphate hydrolysis family protein: MARAFGGKFSPRGKGESDAARAAIRDNREEERKLSKGGKRARILMIPGFLAAGLSLFRGAEELAFGLLGGGGVILAAWLLREGLRAEAAYEARAIARRPAIPRKIFAAVLFGIGTLFMAVSADTSFEEGAIYGVIATVLSLIAFGLDPMRDKRAEGIDTFQQDRVARIVDEAESYLATISQQIATLNLRSLSAKAEGVIASARRMIRTVEEDPRDLTAARKFLGVYLMGARDATVKFVDVYRRTSDEGARNDYETLLDDLQGQFAATTTRMLEGGRTDMDIEIKVLRERLQREGIPTE; encoded by the coding sequence ATGGCGCGTGCATTCGGGGGTAAATTCTCGCCGCGCGGCAAAGGCGAAAGCGACGCCGCCCGCGCAGCCATTCGCGACAACCGCGAGGAAGAGCGGAAGCTGTCAAAAGGCGGCAAACGCGCCCGCATTTTGATGATCCCCGGCTTTTTGGCCGCAGGCTTGTCGCTGTTTCGCGGCGCCGAAGAGCTGGCCTTTGGCCTTTTGGGCGGCGGCGGCGTGATCCTTGCCGCTTGGCTGCTGCGCGAAGGGCTGCGGGCCGAAGCCGCTTATGAGGCCCGCGCCATCGCCCGCCGCCCGGCCATCCCGCGCAAAATCTTTGCCGCGGTGCTGTTCGGGATCGGCACGCTGTTCATGGCCGTCTCGGCCGATACCTCGTTCGAGGAGGGCGCGATCTATGGCGTCATTGCAACCGTGCTGTCGCTGATCGCCTTTGGCCTTGATCCCATGCGTGACAAACGCGCCGAAGGGATCGATACCTTTCAGCAAGACCGCGTGGCGCGCATCGTGGACGAGGCGGAAAGCTATCTTGCCACCATCAGCCAGCAGATCGCGACGCTGAACCTGCGCAGTCTGTCGGCCAAGGCCGAAGGCGTCATCGCCAGCGCCCGCCGCATGATCCGCACGGTCGAGGAAGATCCCCGCGATCTGACCGCCGCGCGCAAATTCTTGGGCGTCTACCTGATGGGTGCGCGCGATGCGACGGTGAAATTCGTCGATGTTTATCGCCGGACCAGTGATGAAGGGGCGCGCAATGACTACGAAACCCTGCTAGATGATTTGCAAGGCCAGTTCGCCGCCACCACAACCCGTATGCTAGAGGGCGGCCGCACTGATATGGATATTGAAATCAAAGTCCTGCGCGAACGACTGCAGCGCGAAGGCATCCCGACCGAGTAA
- a CDS encoding toxic anion resistance protein translates to MSETIREAATAALKDVEKVTATVLPTPTPAAEIVPLAQADTVKSTEIRQRIAEIDMTNTQSIIGFGSRAQSELQVISQSMLQGVKNKDVGPAGDSLRDMVTTIRGFSVSELDVRRDQSWWEKLLGRAAPMAKFVARFEEVQSQIDKISDDLLKHEHVLLKDIQSLDLLYEKTLDFYDELAIYIAAGEEKLAELDSTTIPAKEAEAAGAPEDQAIIKAQELRDLRAARDDLERRVHDLKLTRQVTMQSLPSIRLVQENDKSLVTKINSTLVNTVPLWETQLAQAVTIQRSSEAAKAVKAANDLTNDLLTKNAENLREANKAIRTEIERGVFDIEAVKAANANLIATINESLQIADEGKAKRAAAEADLQRLESDLRDTLVSAKAREMPVAG, encoded by the coding sequence ATGTCTGAAACGATCCGCGAAGCCGCGACCGCAGCCTTGAAAGATGTTGAAAAAGTGACGGCCACCGTGCTGCCAACCCCCACCCCCGCCGCCGAGATTGTGCCTCTGGCGCAGGCCGACACCGTCAAATCGACCGAGATCCGCCAGCGTATCGCCGAAATCGACATGACGAACACCCAGTCGATCATCGGCTTTGGCTCGCGCGCGCAGTCGGAACTGCAGGTGATCAGCCAGTCGATGCTGCAGGGCGTCAAAAACAAGGACGTCGGCCCCGCCGGTGATAGCCTGCGCGATATGGTGACGACGATCCGCGGCTTTTCGGTCAGCGAGTTGGATGTGCGCCGCGATCAAAGCTGGTGGGAAAAGCTGCTGGGCCGCGCTGCGCCCATGGCCAAATTCGTCGCGCGTTTCGAGGAAGTGCAAAGCCAGATCGACAAGATTTCCGACGATCTGCTCAAACACGAACATGTCTTGCTGAAAGACATTCAAAGCCTTGATCTGCTGTATGAAAAGACGCTCGATTTCTATGACGAGCTGGCGATCTATATTGCGGCGGGCGAAGAGAAACTGGCCGAGCTTGACAGCACCACCATCCCCGCCAAAGAGGCCGAAGCCGCAGGCGCGCCCGAGGATCAGGCCATCATTAAGGCGCAAGAGTTGCGCGATCTGCGTGCCGCGCGCGATGATCTGGAACGCCGCGTCCACGATCTGAAACTGACGCGTCAGGTCACAATGCAATCGCTGCCCTCGATCCGCTTGGTGCAGGAAAACGACAAATCGCTGGTGACCAAGATCAATTCGACCTTGGTGAATACCGTGCCTTTGTGGGAAACCCAATTGGCGCAGGCGGTGACGATCCAACGCTCGTCCGAGGCAGCCAAAGCCGTTAAGGCCGCGAATGACCTGACCAATGACCTGCTGACCAAGAACGCTGAAAACCTGCGCGAGGCGAACAAAGCCATCCGCACCGAAATCGAGCGCGGCGTCTTTGATATCGAGGCTGTGAAGGCCGCGAATGCCAATCTGATCGCCACGATCAACGAAAGCCTGCAAATCGCCGACGAGGGCAAAGCCAAGCGCGCCGCCGCCGAGGCTGATCTGCAACGCCTGGAATCCGATCTGCGCGACACGCTGGTTTCGGCAAAAGCGCGCGAAATGCCCGTCGCAGGGTAA
- a CDS encoding DUF2927 domain-containing protein, giving the protein MMRPTRHRLMTWTAGLCALSLLIGCAEEQPVPEAEAPRAISPRERPVQAEVVALPSATSQALAQYYVRLQNDLRGRGLLRTDDGHDAPFTDTVLARNFIRVALFDEYTDLGHRFAARASESHLRRWEQPIRMQTVFGATVPLEQRQTDRAEVTAYAARLAEISGLSITPNASDPNYLVIFAGEDDRSSFAPMLRQFIPGISDSAMLALMNPDRSTLCLVVAFGETGQSNTYTRAIALIRGEHPQLIRSACINEELAQGLGLANDDMMVRPSIFNDSEEFALLTTHDALLLKMLYDPRLRPGMTIDEATPIVNQIATELMTVPPA; this is encoded by the coding sequence ATGATGCGCCCCACGCGCCACAGGCTGATGACTTGGACGGCAGGGCTATGCGCCCTGTCGTTGCTGATCGGCTGCGCCGAGGAGCAGCCGGTGCCCGAGGCCGAGGCGCCGCGCGCCATCTCGCCGCGTGAGCGCCCGGTGCAGGCCGAGGTCGTGGCCCTCCCCTCGGCCACCAGTCAGGCGCTGGCGCAATATTATGTCCGGTTGCAAAATGACCTGCGCGGGCGCGGGTTGTTACGCACCGATGATGGCCATGATGCGCCATTCACCGATACCGTGTTGGCGCGCAACTTTATCCGTGTCGCTTTGTTCGACGAATATACGGATCTTGGCCACCGTTTCGCGGCCCGCGCCAGCGAATCGCATCTGCGTCGCTGGGAACAGCCGATCCGGATGCAGACCGTATTCGGCGCCACCGTTCCGCTGGAACAGCGCCAAACCGACCGGGCCGAGGTCACCGCCTATGCCGCGCGTCTGGCCGAGATCAGCGGCCTGTCGATCACGCCCAATGCCAGCGACCCCAATTATCTGGTGATCTTCGCGGGCGAGGATGATCGCTCCAGCTTTGCGCCCATGCTGCGGCAATTCATTCCGGGCATCAGTGACAGTGCGATGCTGGCGCTGATGAACCCCGACCGCAGCACGCTATGTCTGGTCGTCGCCTTTGGCGAGACCGGCCAAAGCAACACCTATACCCGCGCCATCGCGCTGATCCGGGGCGAGCATCCCCAGCTGATCCGCAGCGCCTGCATCAACGAGGAGCTGGCGCAGGGGCTTGGCCTTGCCAACGATGATATGATGGTGCGCCCCTCGATCTTTAATGACAGCGAGGAATTCGCCCTGCTGACGACGCATGACGCGCTGTTGCTGAAAATGCTTTACGACCCTCGCCTGCGCCCTGGGATGACGATTGACGAGGCAACCCCGATCGTCAACCAGATCGCAACCGAACTGATGACCGTCCCGCCTGCTTAG
- a CDS encoding SPFH domain-containing protein, with protein MGILDFLSGQFIDVIHWTDDTRDTMVWRFEREGHEIKYGAKLTVREGQSAVFVHEGQLADVFGPGLYMLETNNMPIMTSLQHWDHGFKSPFKSEVYFVNTTRFNNLKWGTKNPIMCRDPEFGPVRLRAFGTFSMRVSDPAAFMREIVGTDGEFTTEEISLQIRNVVVQAVSRILAASDVPVLDMAANTADLGKLITTAIAPIIAEYGIIIPEFYIENISLPAEVEKVLDNRTSMGIVGDLNRYAQFSAAEAMTAPAQNPGAAGAGMGMGIGLGLGGAAGPWGAAPTPAAAAPPPPPPADGVWHIAKDGQTSGPFSRADLGRMAQTGTLTRDSHVWTPGQDGWKRADEVNALAQLFTVQPPPPPPGV; from the coding sequence ATGGGCATTCTTGACTTCCTGTCCGGCCAATTCATCGACGTCATCCACTGGACGGATGACACGCGCGACACGATGGTCTGGCGTTTCGAGCGCGAGGGGCACGAGATCAAATACGGCGCCAAACTGACCGTACGCGAGGGGCAGTCCGCTGTTTTCGTGCATGAGGGGCAACTGGCCGATGTGTTCGGCCCCGGCCTTTACATGCTGGAAACCAACAATATGCCGATCATGACCAGCTTGCAGCACTGGGATCACGGCTTTAAATCGCCCTTCAAAAGCGAGGTGTATTTCGTCAACACCACGCGCTTTAACAATCTGAAATGGGGCACGAAAAATCCGATCATGTGCCGCGATCCGGAATTTGGGCCGGTGCGTCTGCGCGCGTTCGGCACATTTTCGATGCGTGTCAGCGATCCGGCCGCCTTCATGCGCGAGATTGTCGGCACCGACGGCGAATTCACGACCGAGGAAATCAGCCTGCAAATCCGCAATGTCGTGGTGCAGGCGGTCAGCCGCATTCTGGCGGCCAGTGATGTGCCGGTGCTGGATATGGCGGCGAATACCGCTGACCTTGGCAAGCTGATCACCACAGCCATCGCACCGATCATCGCCGAATACGGCATCATCATCCCCGAGTTTTATATCGAGAACATTTCGCTGCCCGCCGAGGTCGAGAAGGTGCTGGATAATCGCACCTCGATGGGCATCGTCGGCGATCTGAACCGCTATGCGCAATTCTCGGCGGCCGAGGCGATGACCGCCCCCGCGCAGAACCCCGGTGCCGCAGGCGCTGGCATGGGCATGGGGATCGGCCTTGGCCTTGGCGGGGCGGCTGGCCCTTGGGGCGCGGCGCCCACCCCCGCCGCTGCCGCGCCGCCCCCGCCGCCGCCCGCCGATGGCGTTTGGCATATTGCAAAGGACGGGCAGACAAGCGGCCCGTTCTCGCGCGCGGATCTGGGTCGGATGGCGCAGACCGGCACGCTCACCCGCGACAGCCACGTATGGACGCCGGGCCAAGACGGCTGGAAACGCGCCGACGAGGTGAACGCGCTGGCGCAGCTTTTCACCGTTCAGCCCCCGCCGCCCCCGCCCGGCGTGTAA
- a CDS encoding carbohydrate kinase family protein produces the protein MILCCGEALIDMLPSSDMLGRKAYVPVTGGAALNTAIALGRLGTPVGLFTGLSSDPFGQMIISVAADEGVDTAPSAIRALPTTLAFVHLLDGRASYSFHDENSAGRMLAVSDIPDTSAACYLFGGISLAAEPCGAVYEAFQARASESSLTMLDLNIRPALINDEAAYRARLDRMITRADIVKISDEDLDWLVGPGDMADQAQKLLDMGPKLVLLTMDSRGARGFGRCGTRVSVAALHVPHVVDTVGAGDTFNAGTLAALYDAGLLTKDAIATLSAEDLHAAMLQGTRAAGYCVAQAGANGPTRAQLCAL, from the coding sequence ATGATCCTGTGCTGCGGCGAGGCTTTGATTGATATGTTGCCCTCCAGCGATATGCTGGGGCGCAAGGCCTATGTGCCGGTGACAGGGGGCGCGGCGCTGAATACCGCGATCGCGCTGGGGCGGCTCGGGACGCCTGTCGGGCTGTTCACGGGGCTGTCCTCTGACCCATTCGGGCAGATGATCATCTCGGTCGCGGCGGATGAGGGGGTGGATACTGCCCCATCCGCCATTCGCGCGCTGCCGACGACGCTGGCCTTCGTGCATCTGCTGGATGGCCGCGCAAGCTATTCATTCCATGACGAAAATTCGGCTGGCCGTATGCTGGCTGTCAGCGACATTCCAGACACTTCTGCCGCCTGCTATCTGTTCGGCGGCATCTCACTTGCCGCCGAGCCCTGCGGCGCTGTCTATGAGGCGTTCCAAGCCCGCGCGAGCGAGAGCAGCCTTACCATGCTTGACCTGAACATCCGCCCGGCCCTGATCAATGACGAGGCCGCCTACCGCGCGCGGCTGGATCGCATGATCACCCGCGCCGATATCGTGAAGATCAGCGACGAGGATCTGGATTGGCTGGTCGGCCCCGGCGATATGGCGGATCAGGCGCAAAAGCTGCTGGATATGGGGCCAAAGCTGGTGCTGCTGACAATGGACAGTCGCGGCGCGCGCGGCTTTGGCCGCTGCGGCACGCGGGTTTCGGTCGCGGCGCTGCATGTGCCGCATGTGGTGGATACGGTGGGCGCAGGCGATACGTTCAACGCGGGGACGTTAGCCGCGCTGTATGACGCGGGCCTGCTGACAAAAGACGCCATCGCCACCCTCAGTGCCGAGGATCTGCACGCCGCCATGCTGCAAGGCACGCGCGCGGCGGGCTATTGCGTGGCGCAAGCCGGCGCGAACGGGCCGACACGGGCACAGCTATGCGCGCTTTGA